The genomic segment TTCACGCCAGAGAACCTGACCGTGAATCTCTCTGTCGGCAACAAGCTTGTGGTCTGGCGTCCCGGCATGGTCGACGACCAGAACCTGATGGGGACCACCCGTACTCTCGACGGCGCTGTGGGCGAAAAGACCAAAGAGCCAATGGAGGAGGGCCTGATATCCCGGGCTGGATGGGCCGTCGTTGACGATTCATCTCGGCCCTTGTTCGATTCCTCCGATTTCAGCTTCCGCCAGAGCGAGAACAGCCCCTGGCCGTGGGTCATGCAGCGCCCCGCCGGCGATCGACAGGATTGGTATTTCTTCGGCTATGCCCACGACTATAAGGCGGCCCTCGGCGACTACGTCAAAGTAGCCGGTCGCATCCCGCTACCGCCGCGTTTTGCCTTTGGAACATGGTGGTCGCGCTACTGGGCCTACTCGGACCAGGAGATCGAGCAGATCATTCGCGGCTTCCATGAAAACGATGTCCCGCTTGATGTCTTCGTCATCGACATGGACTGGCACCCCACCTTCGGCATGCACTTCAACGTCATGGACGCCAGCAATCACTCCAAGGGCTGGACCGGCTATAGCTGGAACAAGCTGCTATTCCCCGATCCCGACCAGTTCCTCGCCAAGCTGCACGCCGACAGTCTCAAGACGAGCCTGAACCTGCATCCGGCTTCCGGCATTCAGCCCTGGGAGGACGCGTATCCCGCCATGGCCAAGGCCATGGGAATCGACCCAGCCACTAAGCAGTATGTCCCCTTCGACATTACGGACAAGAAGTTCACGACCAACTACTTCAACCTTGTCCTTCACCCGCTCGAGAAGCAGGGCATCGACTTCTGGTGGCTCGACTGGCAGCAAGAGAAGAACACCAAGATCCCCGGCGTGAACCCCACCTGGTGGCTCAACTACGTCCACTTCACCGATCAGCAGCGCGAAGGACGCCGCCCGCTGCTCTTCCATCGCTGGGGCGGCCTCGGCAATCACCGCTACCAGATCGGCTTCTCGGGCGACACCGTCTCCGTGTGGCCCTCGCTGGCGTTCCAGCCCTGGTTCACTGCCACCGCGGCCAACGTGGGCTACGCCTACTGGAGCCACGACATCGGGGGCCACATGCCAGGCGCGGTCGATCCCGAGTTGTTCACCCGCTGGGTCCAGTTCGGCGCATTCAGCCCAATCCTGCGCACTCACACCACCAAGAATCCGGACTCCGAGCGCCGCATATGGGCGTATCCCGAACCCTTCTCGTCCATCCTTCGCGACACCTTCCAGCTGCGCTACGCCATGCAGCCCTACATCTACACCGAGGCGCGCCGCACCTACGACACCGGCGTCGCGTTCCTGCGTCCTCTCTACTACGACTGGGCGGACCAGGATCAGGCTTACACAGCGAAAGGCGAATACCAGTTCGGCGACCAGCTCATCGTCGCGCCTGTGGTGACGCCCTCAGACAAAGCTACTGGCCTGGCAACCGAAGACGTCTGGCTGCCGAAAGGCGACTGGATGGAAATGGCCACGGGCAAGCATCTATCCGGCGGAGAAACGTACAAGCGCAGCTTCGCCATCAGCGAGATCCCGGTTTACGTGAAAGCAGGCGCCATCACTCCTATGCAGCCGCCCATGCAGTACACCGGCCAGAAGCCTGTCGATCCGCTCATCCTCAGCATCTGGCCCCTCACGCCGGGCGACAGCAGCAGCTACTCGGTTTATGAGGATTCAGGCGTCGCTACTGACTACCAGCGCGGCGCCTTCACTCGACTGCCCGTCAAGGCGTCGCAGAAAGAAGAAACACTCCGCGTCGAGATCGGACCCATCGAAGGAAGCTTCAGCGGCATGCTCCGTAACCGTGCCTACGAACTGCGCCTGCCCGCCGACTGGCCGCCCGAGAGTGTATCGGTCAACGGAGTTTCGATCCGTAAGGCTGGCCCCACCGGCAAAGGCGGCTGGAGCTACGAGGGCAACACCCTCGCCACCGTCATCCCTGTGCCGGCGTCCAGCGTGGAATCGCACGTCGTCATCGAAGTCCGCCGCGCGCAGGGTCTCACCGCTCGGCGGCTGGAGCTAGATGGCTACACCGGCGCCATGAACCGTCTGCGCGCAGCCTACGACTCAATGCAACAGACATGGCCCGCCTCCTATCCTCCCGATGCGCTAGTCGACGCCATGCAATCCGGAGACCGCATGGGCTACCACCCGGAGAAGGCAACCGACGAGATGATTCACTTCCGTGCCACGGTTCCGGCTGCCCAGGAAGCCGTGGATGCGGTGGCGAAGGACTTCGCGCAGCATCTCAACGAAGTCGCGCGCACCATGAACCCGAACAATAAGCCTGCCGATATAGACGTCCAGAAGCAGCGCAGAATGGATGCCGTGGCCAAAGCCCAGAAGCTTATCGGCGAAGCCGCGGATCAATCCGGAAAGCAGCCCGTCAAATCCGCTCCGGCTCAAGCCGGCAGATAAAACCTATTTCAATCCTGAAAGAAAAAGCGGGATGCGTACCAAGGTCCGCATCCCGCTTCTCTGTTACCTGGTGCCTGTTCCTGCCTTTACGGGTAGATCCCTCTCACCCGCACCGCGTCCGCCACGCGGCCAATGCCGAGCATGTTGGCGGCGATCCGCATGTCCACCTTGTGGTCCAGCCGGATCTTCAGCACGTCATTGAAGGCGATCTTCATTACCTTCTCCAGCCGGTCGTAGATGTCCTGCTCCTGCCAGAACAGGTGCTGCTCGTCCTGCACCCACTCGAAGTAGGAGACCGTGACGCCACCCGCGTTGCATAGGATGTCGGGAATGATAAACACTCCCTTGTCCTCGAGAACGCGATCAGCTGCCGGAGTCAGCGGACCGTTGGCAGCTTCAGCCACCACCTTCGCCTTCACCTTCGCAGCGTTATCCACGTGCACTGCATTTTCAAGCGCTGCCGGCACCAGGATGTCGCACTCCAACGCCAGCAGGTCCTCCGGCGTAATCGGCTCGGCTTCGGGGAATCCCTCCACCTTGCCGGTCAGCGACTTCAAATGCATCAGCTCGGGAATGTTCAGCCCGTTGCGGTTGTAAACGCCGCTGCTCGAGTCATTGACTGCGATGACCTTGGCTCCGGCCGCATGCAGAAGCTGGGCAGCAATTGAACCGGCATTGCCGAACCCCTGCACCACCACCGACGCGCCTTTGAGCGGCAGCCCGAGGTGCTGGCACGCGCATTCGATTGTGTAGAAAACGCCGCGACCAGTAGCCTCATTGCGTCCCAGCGATCCACCCAGATTCAGCGGCTTGCCCGTCACCACGCCCGGGACCGCATAGCCCTTCATCATGCTGAAGGTATCCATAATCCAGGCCATGGTTTGCGAGTTGGTATAGACATCGGGCGCCGGGATGTCCTTTTCCGGCCCGATCAGAGGAAGGATTGCGCTGGTGTAGCGCCGGGTCAGCCGCTCCAGCTCATGCGCCGACATGTGCTTCGGATCGCACGTCACGCCGCCCTTGGCGCCGCCGAACGGAATATTCACCACTGCGCACTTCCACGTCATCCACGTAGCCAGCGCCTTCACTTCGTCGAGGGTGACCTGGGGGTGATAGCGGATGCCGCCCTTGCCCGGCCCGCGCGCCGAGCTGTGCTGTACGCGATACGCTTCGAACCTTCGGATACGCCCGTCGTCCATGCGCACGGGAACGCTCACGGTGAGCACCCGCTCCGGGAACTTGATCATCTCCCGCGTATCGTTATCCAGGCCCAGAACATCCGCTGCCGCGTCAAAGTTCTGCAGCGCGAGTTCGTAGGCGTTTTCTGTTCTTGTAGTCGTCAGCATCGCCATTTTCCTCCTCGGCCCTGGCGGGCCGCACTGCCGCCGTTCCGTAGGAGATTCTCGAGCCGACTATTCCATCACGGCCCGAAACTGCGGAACCGCGTTCAAGCCCGGTACAGGATTCTACGCCTTCGAACCGGCCAGCGCAGGCTCCTGCTCCTGGGGTTGTTTCTGCACGTCATAGGCCGGCCTCAGCCAGTCGCGGTAGTCGCGCAGCCGGCCATGCACCGCATCTGCGTACAGGTGTTGAATGCCCCGCGTCACCGGCCCAATCGCACCATCTCCAACCCGCCGGTGATTGATGCGCACAACCGGCCCGATCCCCACCGCCGTTCCCGTGAAAAATGCTTCGTCGCATACAAACAATTCGCTGCGATCAATCGAGCGCTCAACAACGTCTAATCGCATCTCCCGCCGCGCCAGCTGCATGACACAGTTCCGCGTAATGCCTTCAAGGACGTTGTCGTGCACCGGCGGGGTGATCAGCCGGCGGTCGCGCACCATGAACAGGTTGCAGGTAGCGCCCTCCGCGACGTGTCCGTCCTGGTTCAGTAGAATCGCCTCATCAAAACCACTGCTCCGCGCCTCATCGCTAGCCAAAGCGCTATTCACATAGGCCCCGCAGATCTTGGCGCGCGCGGGGATGGCGTTATCGTCGATCCGCCTCCACGAACTGATGCCCGCATGCAAGCCGTTGGCGGCGTGCAAATACTCCCCGAACGGCAGCGCCACAATCGCGAACGCATCCTGATCATCAGGAACCACGCCCACACGCTCGGCGCACTTGTAAGCCAATGGCCTCACGTAGACATTGGTCTCCATGCGGTTGCGCCGCATCAGTTCCAGCGTGATCTCGGTCAACTGTTCCGGCGACAGCGGCACGCCGATTCGCATGATGCCGCAGTTGCGCTTCCATCGCTCGTAATGCTCCATCGGCCGGAGCACAAAGAGCTGCTTCTGCGCGTCGTTCCAGTGCGCGCGGATACCCTCGAAGACTCCCGTCCCATAGTGCAGAGCGTGCGTGAGGATCCCGACCTTGGCTTCGCCCAGCCGCATGTATTGCCCGTTGAAATAGACAATCAGGTTCTGATCTGCTTCCAGTTGCATCGCAATCTCCCTGGCACTCGCGGAAACGCGGAGAGAACCAGGGCCGTTCTCTCCGCGTACTGTTCTCCCGCGTATTGCCGCCGGCGTTCTTCTGCCTTGAGCCGGCTTACGCTCCGGAGGCGCTTCCGCAACGCGGCGGAGCCACTCTCCGGGCCCGCAGTATCCTCCGCCCGCGCCCCACGACCCGGCAGTGACCGCCATCACGAACCCTTGCGGGTAGAATGGTTGCGGAGCTCGAAGCCAAGATGAACCTTGACCTGCGCATCCCCATGGGACTGATGTTCTCCTTCGTTGGCATCATCCTCACGGCCTTTGGACTGGCCACCAACCACGATGCGACGCTGTATGCCAAAAGCCTCGGCATCAACGCCAATCTCTGGTGGGGAATCGTTCTGCTCATCTTTGGGCAGACCATGTTTCACATGGGCCGCCGCGGTCAGAAGCGCTTGGCATCCCAGCCTCCGGTGCCGATCGACGAGGGCCGGCCGCACGTGGGCCACTGAGGCCGGCGCCTGGTGCTGTACTGCCCAAATGTCGCGTGCCGGGCACCACATCTTGGCAACGAAGGCGGGAGACCTCAACCGCTGACCACAGCACGAATGGCGAGCTAAGCCCGCAGACGGCCGCACCGCAGGTGCCTCGCAGTTGGCCGCACCGCAAGTGCCGTATAATCGGACCCATGTCGGCGCCGGCAGCCAATCTCCCCGACGGTCTCCCCATCGGACCTGAAACTTGCGCCAGGCTGCGCGACCTTGAAGCCCGCTTGAGCGGGCTCGATCGCATAATGGTCGCCTATTCCGGTGGCGTCGATTCTGCGTTTCTTGCCGCCATCGCCCACCGCATCCTCGGCGACCGGATGCTCGCCGTTCTGGCTGATTCACCCTCCTTGGCCCGCCGAGACATGGAGCAGGCGATCGCTTTCGCTGAGTCGCAGAGCATCCCACTTCGTGTCATTCAGACCGAGGAGCTCGAAAAGGCCGAGTACCAGCGCAACGACGCCAACCGCTGCTTCCACTGCAAGACCGAACTCTTCACCGGCATGGAAGCCCTGCGCGCCGAGCTCGGCTATGTTCACCTCGCCTACGGCATGAACGCCGATGACACCCGAGACTACCGCCCCGGTCAGCGAGCCGCCAAGGAGCATGAGGTGCTGGCCCCGCTGGCTGATTCCGGCATGACCAAGGCGGACGTCCGCGTGCTCGCCCGCGCCGCCGGATACACCCTCTGGGATCGTCCCGCGGCCCCCTGCCTCTCATCGCGTGTGGAATATGGGCGGACCGTGACGCGCGAAGTGCTCACCCAAGTGGAGCGTGCCGAAGAGAGCATGCGGCAACTCGGCTTCCGCGAATTCCGGGTTCGCCACCACGGCGAGCTCGCTCGGGTTGAAATTGCGCGCTCCGAAATGCCCCGCGCTCTCACCATGGATACGCTCGATGCCATTACCGCGGCGCTACGCGAGGCTGGCTACCAGTACGTCACGCTGGATGCCGCCGGTTTCCGGTCGGGATCGCTCAATGCGCTGCTGCCGGCCGACGTGCTGCGGCGGCGTGGCGCTTAGATCGAGCGAGCCCTCAAACAGCTACGACGGCCGCGATTTAGAATCACACCGATGCGGATTGCATATCTCGATTGCTTCTCCGGAATCAGCGGCGACATGCTGCTCGGCGCAATGGTCGACTCCGGCCTTCCTCTCGAAGTTCTTGAGCGGACTGCGGCAACGCTGAATATCGGAGCGCGCCTTGAGGCCCGCAAAGTCATGCGCGGCGGCATCACGGGAACGAAGGTGGATGTCGTGACTGCGGATACGCCCAGTCACGCCGACGACCATACACACGCGCCTGCTCATGAGCATCCGCACGAGCATGGCCACCCACACGAACACGGCCATCACCATCATCACCACGATCAAGGCCACAGCCATACCCACGAACACCATGCGCACGAGCTCCATCGCTCACTCTCCACGATCCTCAGCATCATCGCTGCTGCGCCGCTCGCCGAGGCCGTAAAGACGCGCGCCTCAGCCGCATTCCGCCTGCTCGGTGAAGCCGAAGCTGCCATCCACTCCATTCCTGTCGAACAGGTCCATTTCCACGAGGTCGGCGCGGTCGATACGATTGTCGACATCGTTTGCGCTGCTGCGGGAGCGGCCCACCTGGAAATCGATCGCTGGATGGCATCGCCGTTGAACGTGGGCAGCGGCACAGTGGAGTGCGCGCATGGAACGCTTCCGATCCCCGCGCCGGCGACCCTGAAATTGCTGGGCGACGCCCCGGTGTATGCCGCAGGCCGGCCGATGGAGCGGGTCACGCCGACCGGCGCTACT from the Occallatibacter riparius genome contains:
- a CDS encoding glycoside hydrolase family 31 protein; translation: MRTSLLHFAAVILLAGGTAIEGQGPVQHTMPAAPVLAAAATKSAGLAAEPIAASNPENASDPVAEPKAVVTLGHARFTVLTSRLIRMEWAADGHFEDHASFVFLNRKLPVPKFDSILSDTKDKLTIRTNALTLVYSLNPGDKANSDGRFTPENLTVNLSVGNKLVVWRPGMVDDQNLMGTTRTLDGAVGEKTKEPMEEGLISRAGWAVVDDSSRPLFDSSDFSFRQSENSPWPWVMQRPAGDRQDWYFFGYAHDYKAALGDYVKVAGRIPLPPRFAFGTWWSRYWAYSDQEIEQIIRGFHENDVPLDVFVIDMDWHPTFGMHFNVMDASNHSKGWTGYSWNKLLFPDPDQFLAKLHADSLKTSLNLHPASGIQPWEDAYPAMAKAMGIDPATKQYVPFDITDKKFTTNYFNLVLHPLEKQGIDFWWLDWQQEKNTKIPGVNPTWWLNYVHFTDQQREGRRPLLFHRWGGLGNHRYQIGFSGDTVSVWPSLAFQPWFTATAANVGYAYWSHDIGGHMPGAVDPELFTRWVQFGAFSPILRTHTTKNPDSERRIWAYPEPFSSILRDTFQLRYAMQPYIYTEARRTYDTGVAFLRPLYYDWADQDQAYTAKGEYQFGDQLIVAPVVTPSDKATGLATEDVWLPKGDWMEMATGKHLSGGETYKRSFAISEIPVYVKAGAITPMQPPMQYTGQKPVDPLILSIWPLTPGDSSSYSVYEDSGVATDYQRGAFTRLPVKASQKEETLRVEIGPIEGSFSGMLRNRAYELRLPADWPPESVSVNGVSIRKAGPTGKGGWSYEGNTLATVIPVPASSVESHVVIEVRRAQGLTARRLELDGYTGAMNRLRAAYDSMQQTWPASYPPDALVDAMQSGDRMGYHPEKATDEMIHFRATVPAAQEAVDAVAKDFAQHLNEVARTMNPNNKPADIDVQKQRRMDAVAKAQKLIGEAADQSGKQPVKSAPAQAGR
- a CDS encoding Glu/Leu/Phe/Val family dehydrogenase — protein: MLTTTRTENAYELALQNFDAAADVLGLDNDTREMIKFPERVLTVSVPVRMDDGRIRRFEAYRVQHSSARGPGKGGIRYHPQVTLDEVKALATWMTWKCAVVNIPFGGAKGGVTCDPKHMSAHELERLTRRYTSAILPLIGPEKDIPAPDVYTNSQTMAWIMDTFSMMKGYAVPGVVTGKPLNLGGSLGRNEATGRGVFYTIECACQHLGLPLKGASVVVQGFGNAGSIAAQLLHAAGAKVIAVNDSSSGVYNRNGLNIPELMHLKSLTGKVEGFPEAEPITPEDLLALECDILVPAALENAVHVDNAAKVKAKVVAEAANGPLTPAADRVLEDKGVFIIPDILCNAGGVTVSYFEWVQDEQHLFWQEQDIYDRLEKVMKIAFNDVLKIRLDHKVDMRIAANMLGIGRVADAVRVRGIYP
- a CDS encoding branched-chain amino acid transaminase is translated as MQLEADQNLIVYFNGQYMRLGEAKVGILTHALHYGTGVFEGIRAHWNDAQKQLFVLRPMEHYERWKRNCGIMRIGVPLSPEQLTEITLELMRRNRMETNVYVRPLAYKCAERVGVVPDDQDAFAIVALPFGEYLHAANGLHAGISSWRRIDDNAIPARAKICGAYVNSALASDEARSSGFDEAILLNQDGHVAEGATCNLFMVRDRRLITPPVHDNVLEGITRNCVMQLARREMRLDVVERSIDRSELFVCDEAFFTGTAVGIGPVVRINHRRVGDGAIGPVTRGIQHLYADAVHGRLRDYRDWLRPAYDVQKQPQEQEPALAGSKA
- the larE gene encoding ATP-dependent sacrificial sulfur transferase LarE yields the protein MSAPAANLPDGLPIGPETCARLRDLEARLSGLDRIMVAYSGGVDSAFLAAIAHRILGDRMLAVLADSPSLARRDMEQAIAFAESQSIPLRVIQTEELEKAEYQRNDANRCFHCKTELFTGMEALRAELGYVHLAYGMNADDTRDYRPGQRAAKEHEVLAPLADSGMTKADVRVLARAAGYTLWDRPAAPCLSSRVEYGRTVTREVLTQVERAEESMRQLGFREFRVRHHGELARVEIARSEMPRALTMDTLDAITAALREAGYQYVTLDAAGFRSGSLNALLPADVLRRRGA
- the larC gene encoding nickel pincer cofactor biosynthesis protein LarC, coding for MRIAYLDCFSGISGDMLLGAMVDSGLPLEVLERTAATLNIGARLEARKVMRGGITGTKVDVVTADTPSHADDHTHAPAHEHPHEHGHPHEHGHHHHHHDQGHSHTHEHHAHELHRSLSTILSIIAAAPLAEAVKTRASAAFRLLGEAEAAIHSIPVEQVHFHEVGAVDTIVDIVCAAAGAAHLEIDRWMASPLNVGSGTVECAHGTLPIPAPATLKLLGDAPVYAAGRPMERVTPTGATILRMLGIKYGALPQLRVQSSGYGAGGRDTPGQPNLLRLIVGESEAAHAATEPGTEPIAILETVIDDSTPQLLAYVSERLLESGAWDVYRIPLQMKKGRTGVQLTVLCAPHRLAQLREILFRETTTIGAHWRIESKMALEREIVEIDTQWGTIHMKIARSAAGSVLNAAPEYEDCRRIADENKVPLKQVMQQAAQAWAASRKGE